One genomic segment of Nitrospira sp. includes these proteins:
- a CDS encoding SOS response-associated peptidase, which yields MCGRYTQRATPEAVAKQFKLKKPPPLFKPNYNVAPSEQVLAIRREAESGEREGVLLRWGLIPVWAKDTKIGNHCINAKAETVAVKPAFRSAFKKRRCLIVADGFYEWKMLSGRKQPMWIGRKDNTPFAFAGLWEYWKAESAEAIESCTIITTEPTQLMSEIHNRMPVILPASAYDSWLDPASADTELKELLAAPVQEELFSYPVSRMVNSPKNNRPELLEPVSI from the coding sequence ATGTGCGGCAGGTACACCCAGCGGGCAACGCCGGAGGCGGTAGCCAAGCAGTTTAAACTGAAGAAGCCGCCGCCGCTGTTCAAACCTAATTACAACGTCGCGCCCAGTGAACAGGTGCTAGCGATTCGCCGCGAGGCGGAGTCAGGCGAGCGCGAAGGCGTCCTGCTGCGCTGGGGTTTGATTCCGGTGTGGGCGAAAGACACCAAGATAGGCAACCACTGCATCAACGCCAAGGCGGAAACCGTAGCGGTAAAACCCGCCTTCCGCTCTGCGTTTAAGAAGCGCCGCTGCCTGATTGTGGCCGATGGGTTCTATGAGTGGAAAATGCTCTCCGGACGCAAGCAACCGATGTGGATAGGCAGGAAGGACAATACGCCCTTTGCCTTTGCCGGACTGTGGGAATACTGGAAAGCGGAATCAGCAGAAGCCATAGAATCCTGCACCATTATCACCACCGAACCAACGCAGCTCATGAGCGAGATCCATAACCGGATGCCGGTCATCCTTCCCGCCTCCGCCTATGACTCTTGGCTTGATCCGGCCTCAGCGGATACAGAACTGAAAGAATTACTCGCCGCTCCCGTGCAGGAAGAACTATTCAGCTATCCGGTGAGCAGGATGGTGAACAGCCCGAAGAACAACCGACCGGAATTGCTTGAACCCGTATCCATTTAA